In one Janibacter cremeus genomic region, the following are encoded:
- a CDS encoding cation:proton antiporter family protein: MNDIALTLIAAAAFGTVAHVMRVPALVGFLVAGFVLGGVHIEPFPGLEELAAVGVTLLLFTIGLKFDVRSLLRPEAYGTASLHLAFSVLVGAGVVGAAGAMGLAAVDGWRTLVLMGFALSFSSTVLCMKVLEERSDDGSFYGQTAIAILVFQDLTAVAFITATGGDPLSPWALALVLILPLAWLLRHVLDRIGHDELVVLFGVAMALGPGYFAFEAVGIKGDLGALVMGVLFASHPRALEMSKALFSVKELFLVGFFLTIGMGSSPTWADATLAVVLCLVLLPLTFIGFVVLGRAFGLRNRTTIRMGLVLSNFSEFSIIVTAVGVTSGLMPERWLTVVAFAVAVSMVVSSLLNAHGLRLTSVLSEVLPAQDPARLRHSDRPIDTSGSDVVVLGMGRVGRAAYERLTHEGQMSVLGIDNDHAVITRLEEDGLNVLEGDATDLEFWTRLVSGGFVTTVVLAMAFHDSNAFALDQLRDAGFDGRIVAVAQHPDQVAHLSEGGVHAVLNIYAGAGRSLAALAMQLSE; the protein is encoded by the coding sequence GTGAACGACATCGCGCTGACACTGATCGCTGCCGCAGCGTTCGGCACGGTCGCGCACGTCATGCGCGTGCCGGCGCTGGTCGGCTTCCTGGTGGCAGGTTTCGTGCTCGGTGGCGTGCACATCGAACCCTTCCCCGGGCTGGAGGAGCTGGCCGCGGTCGGTGTCACGCTCCTGCTGTTCACCATCGGGCTGAAGTTCGACGTGCGCTCCCTGCTGCGCCCCGAGGCGTACGGGACCGCGTCCCTGCATCTGGCGTTCAGCGTGCTCGTGGGTGCCGGTGTGGTCGGGGCGGCGGGCGCCATGGGGCTAGCCGCTGTCGACGGATGGCGCACCCTGGTGCTGATGGGCTTCGCCCTGTCCTTCTCGTCCACCGTGCTGTGCATGAAGGTCCTGGAGGAACGCTCGGACGACGGCTCCTTCTACGGGCAGACGGCGATCGCGATCCTGGTGTTCCAGGACCTGACGGCGGTGGCGTTCATCACCGCGACGGGTGGCGACCCACTGAGCCCGTGGGCCCTCGCCCTGGTGCTCATCCTGCCCCTGGCGTGGCTGCTGCGGCACGTCCTGGACCGCATCGGACACGACGAGCTCGTCGTGCTCTTCGGTGTCGCCATGGCGCTCGGCCCCGGGTACTTCGCGTTCGAGGCCGTGGGCATCAAGGGCGATCTCGGTGCGCTGGTGATGGGTGTGCTCTTCGCGAGCCACCCTCGCGCCCTCGAGATGTCGAAGGCCCTCTTCAGCGTCAAGGAGCTTTTCCTCGTCGGGTTCTTCCTCACGATCGGAATGGGCTCGTCACCGACCTGGGCCGACGCGACCCTGGCGGTGGTCCTCTGCCTCGTGCTGCTGCCGTTGACGTTCATCGGCTTCGTGGTCCTGGGTCGGGCCTTCGGTCTGCGCAACCGGACCACGATTCGGATGGGACTGGTGCTCAGCAACTTCTCCGAGTTCTCCATCATCGTCACCGCGGTCGGGGTCACCAGCGGCCTGATGCCCGAGCGCTGGCTGACCGTCGTGGCCTTCGCCGTCGCGGTGAGCATGGTCGTCTCCTCGTTGCTCAACGCCCACGGGCTGCGGCTCACCTCCGTGCTGAGCGAGGTGCTCCCGGCCCAGGACCCGGCGAGGCTGCGCCACTCCGACCGTCCGATCGACACGAGCGGCTCCGACGTCGTCGTGCTCGGGATGGGGCGAGTGGGCAGGGCCGCCTACGAGCGGCTGACGCACGAGGGGCAGATGTCGGTCCTGGGCATCGACAACGACCACGCGGTGATCACCCGGCTGGAGGAGGACGGGCTCAACGTGCTCGAGGGGGATGCGACCGATCTGGAGTTCTGGACCCGCCTGGTCTCCGGTGGCTTCGTCACCACCGTCGTGCTGGCGATGGCCTTCCACGACTCGAACGCGTTCGCGCTCGACCAGCTCCGCGACGCGGGCTTCGACGGTCGCATCGTCGCGGTGGCGCAGCACCCGGACCAGGTCGCCCACCTCTCCGAGGGGGGCGTGCACGCGGTGCTGAACATCTATGCGGGAGCGGGGCGCTCCCTTGCGGCCCTGGCGATGCAGCTCTCGGAGTGA
- the ychF gene encoding redox-regulated ATPase YchF produces MALSIGIVGLPNVGKSTMFNALTKNSVLAANYPFATIEPNVGVVPLPDSRLGRLAEIFGSEKILPATVSFVDIAGIVRGASEGEGLGNKFLANIRESDAICQVVRAFVDDDVTHVDGKIDPSSDMETINTELVLADLQTLESAVPRLEKEVKGKKTDKEVLDTALAAREVLEAGDTLFAKGEAAGVDLGIARQLGLLTTKPFLYVFNVDEDQLTDTDFQDRMQALVEPAEAIFLNAKLESEVAELDDEDARELLEAVGIDEPGLDQLARKGFNTLGLQTYLTAGPKEARAWTIHRGDKAPQAAGVIHTDFERGFIKAEVVSYEDLDTLGSMAEAKAAGKVRMEGKEYVMSDGDVVEFRFNV; encoded by the coding sequence GTGGCACTCTCCATCGGAATCGTCGGTCTCCCCAACGTCGGCAAGTCGACGATGTTCAACGCACTGACCAAGAACAGCGTCCTCGCCGCGAACTACCCGTTCGCGACCATCGAGCCGAACGTCGGCGTCGTCCCGTTGCCGGACTCCCGGCTCGGTCGACTCGCCGAGATCTTCGGCAGCGAGAAGATCCTCCCGGCGACGGTCTCCTTCGTCGACATCGCCGGCATCGTGCGCGGCGCGAGCGAAGGGGAGGGGCTGGGGAACAAGTTCCTCGCCAACATCCGCGAGTCGGACGCGATCTGCCAGGTGGTGCGCGCCTTCGTCGACGACGACGTCACCCACGTCGACGGCAAGATCGACCCCTCCTCCGACATGGAGACGATCAACACCGAGCTCGTCCTCGCCGACCTGCAGACCCTCGAGTCCGCCGTCCCGCGCCTCGAGAAGGAGGTCAAGGGGAAGAAGACCGACAAGGAGGTCCTCGACACCGCGCTCGCCGCGCGCGAGGTCCTCGAGGCCGGCGACACGCTCTTCGCGAAGGGGGAGGCGGCCGGCGTCGACCTCGGCATCGCCCGCCAGCTCGGCCTGCTGACGACCAAGCCCTTCCTCTACGTCTTCAACGTCGACGAGGACCAGTTGACCGACACGGACTTCCAGGACCGCATGCAGGCCCTCGTCGAGCCGGCCGAGGCGATCTTCCTCAACGCCAAGCTCGAGTCCGAGGTCGCCGAGCTCGACGACGAGGACGCCCGCGAGCTCCTCGAGGCCGTCGGCATCGACGAGCCGGGTCTGGACCAGCTCGCGCGCAAGGGCTTCAACACCCTCGGCCTGCAGACCTACCTCACCGCCGGCCCCAAGGAGGCCCGCGCGTGGACGATCCACCGCGGGGACAAGGCGCCGCAGGCCGCCGGTGTCATCCACACCGACTTCGAGCGCGGGTTCATCAAGGCCGAGGTCGTCTCCTACGAGGACCTCGACACGCTCGGCTCGATGGCCGAGGCGAAGGCGGCCGGCAAGGTGCGCATGGAGGGCAAGGAGTACGTCATGTCCGACGGCGACGTGGTGGAGTTCCGCTTCAACGTGTGA
- a CDS encoding NUDIX domain-containing protein: MASDELNENEVMETTRRPDLESEQGRRAFIRVLNARMPKKRLIAQGVLRTDDGRIALCELVYKKDWDLPGGIVDPNESPADCVEREVREELGLDVSVRGLLAVNWLPPYRGWDDALLCLFDLGRVAEDTLERVVLQRREIKAVHWADAEMIEERTAGYTAEMLAGVALDGREDTAFLENSVHRDGM; the protein is encoded by the coding sequence ATGGCGTCAGACGAGCTCAACGAGAACGAGGTCATGGAGACCACCCGGCGTCCCGATCTCGAGTCGGAGCAGGGTCGACGGGCGTTCATCCGGGTGCTCAACGCCCGGATGCCGAAGAAGCGCCTCATCGCCCAGGGCGTCCTGCGCACCGACGACGGGCGGATCGCCCTGTGCGAGCTGGTCTACAAGAAGGACTGGGACCTGCCCGGCGGCATCGTCGACCCGAACGAGTCACCGGCCGACTGCGTCGAACGGGAGGTGCGCGAGGAGCTCGGTCTCGACGTGAGCGTCCGGGGCCTGCTCGCGGTCAACTGGCTGCCTCCCTACCGCGGGTGGGACGACGCGCTGCTCTGCCTGTTCGACCTCGGCCGCGTCGCCGAGGACACGCTCGAGCGGGTGGTCCTCCAGCGCCGCGAGATCAAGGCGGTGCACTGGGCCGACGCGGAGATGATCGAGGAGCGCACCGCCGGGTACACGGCCGAGATGCTCGCCGGGGTCGCCCTCGACGGCCGCGAGGACACCGCCTTCCTCGAGAACTCCGTGCACCGGGACGGCATGTGA
- a CDS encoding histone deacetylase: MPASEIWYVSYGSNMSRRRLGCYIEGGRPPGSAVTYGGARDATMPVADLPVTLPGSLYFAGESTTWGGGVAFYDHDAPSGTPARAYRITVGQFVDLANQEMHRIPDPDDPLEEVLLAGLPDARHRAGPGHYETLIEVGRHEDLPMLTFTAPHGLDAVPHTRPEPAYLAMLAEGLREAHGWDEAQVSDYFASVVGHEDLRVGTPV; this comes from the coding sequence ATGCCTGCGTCAGAGATCTGGTACGTCAGCTACGGCTCCAACATGTCCCGCCGTCGCCTCGGTTGCTACATCGAAGGGGGCCGCCCACCCGGCTCCGCGGTGACCTACGGCGGCGCCCGCGACGCGACCATGCCGGTCGCCGACCTGCCGGTCACCCTCCCCGGGAGCCTGTACTTCGCGGGTGAGTCGACCACCTGGGGTGGCGGAGTGGCCTTCTACGACCACGACGCACCGAGCGGGACGCCGGCGCGCGCCTACCGGATCACCGTCGGTCAGTTCGTCGACCTGGCGAACCAGGAGATGCACCGCATCCCCGACCCGGACGACCCGCTCGAGGAGGTGCTCCTCGCGGGCCTGCCGGACGCGCGTCACCGTGCCGGCCCCGGGCACTACGAGACGCTCATCGAGGTGGGTCGTCACGAGGACCTACCGATGCTGACCTTCACCGCCCCCCACGGCCTGGACGCGGTGCCGCACACGCGGCCCGAGCCGGCGTACCTCGCCATGCTCGCGGAGGGCCTGCGCGAGGCGCACGGCTGGGACGAGGCGCAGGTGAGCGACTACTTCGCCTCCGTGGTCGGTCACGAGGACCTGCGGGTCGGCACGCCCGTGTGA
- a CDS encoding RpiB/LacA/LacB family sugar-phosphate isomerase: MKELPVMRIVVGAPSNGVALKDEIKDLLEKDDRVSEVVDISSPDITYPAVSVAAAQQVVEGSADRAVLVCGTGVGTAIAATKVTGARAATAHDLVTVRGAVENYDAQILCMGQNVIAPAHARALVDLWLDLRHDPSGFYGPKVREIEEFESGA, translated from the coding sequence ATGAAGGAGCTGCCAGTCATGCGGATCGTGGTCGGTGCACCCAGCAACGGTGTGGCCCTCAAGGACGAGATCAAGGACCTGCTCGAGAAGGACGACCGGGTCAGTGAGGTCGTCGACATCTCCAGCCCGGACATCACCTATCCGGCCGTCTCCGTCGCCGCCGCGCAGCAGGTCGTCGAAGGGAGCGCCGACCGCGCCGTCCTCGTGTGCGGGACCGGGGTCGGTACCGCGATCGCGGCGACCAAGGTCACCGGCGCGCGGGCCGCGACCGCGCACGACCTGGTGACGGTGCGCGGGGCCGTGGAGAACTACGACGCCCAGATCCTGTGCATGGGGCAGAACGTCATCGCCCCGGCCCACGCACGCGCGCTCGTTGACCTGTGGCTCGACCTGCGCCACGACCCGTCCGGCTTCTACGGGCCGAAGGTCCGCGAGATCGAGGAGTTCGAGTCCGGTGCCTGA
- a CDS encoding LLM class flavin-dependent oxidoreductase, whose amino-acid sequence MRVPLSILDLVSISEGSSAREAIADAMSAARLADRLGYARIWYAEHHNTESIASSATSLVIAEAAHATERIRLGAGGVMLPNHAPLMVAEQYGTLANVHGDRIDLGLGRAPGTDMMTAQALSRSSAEPQAFAQNIYDLQGWFGPEGTGHSTPIASVVSAGTDVPIWVLGSTVNGASIAGQLGLPFSLASHFAPDQIDDAIRVYRESFTADAPTAQIEQPYVMAGINVMVADSDAEAERQFTTVGQMFAGMARGERGRLRPPVDAGTPGLDSPMLAVKAVGSPARAVRQLEEFVERTGADELITVTYAFEPSVRERSIELLAQAWD is encoded by the coding sequence GTGCGCGTTCCCCTGAGCATCCTCGATCTCGTCTCCATCTCGGAGGGCTCGTCGGCCCGAGAGGCCATCGCCGACGCCATGTCGGCGGCACGGCTCGCTGACCGGCTCGGTTATGCGCGGATCTGGTACGCCGAGCACCACAACACGGAGAGCATCGCCTCCAGCGCCACGTCACTGGTCATCGCCGAAGCGGCGCACGCCACCGAGCGGATTCGCCTCGGAGCCGGCGGGGTCATGCTGCCCAACCACGCCCCGCTCATGGTGGCCGAGCAGTACGGGACCCTCGCCAACGTCCACGGCGACCGCATCGACCTCGGCCTCGGCCGCGCCCCCGGCACCGACATGATGACGGCCCAGGCGCTGAGCCGCTCCTCGGCGGAGCCCCAGGCCTTCGCGCAGAACATCTACGACCTGCAGGGGTGGTTCGGCCCGGAGGGCACCGGCCACAGCACGCCGATCGCCTCGGTCGTGTCCGCCGGGACGGACGTGCCCATCTGGGTGCTCGGGTCGACCGTCAACGGAGCCTCGATCGCCGGACAGCTGGGCCTGCCCTTCTCCCTGGCCTCGCACTTCGCCCCGGACCAGATCGATGATGCGATCAGGGTCTACCGGGAGAGCTTCACCGCTGATGCGCCGACCGCGCAGATCGAGCAGCCATACGTCATGGCCGGGATCAACGTGATGGTGGCCGACAGCGATGCCGAGGCCGAGCGGCAGTTCACCACCGTCGGCCAGATGTTCGCCGGCATGGCGCGTGGGGAGCGCGGCAGGCTGCGGCCTCCGGTTGACGCCGGCACCCCGGGCCTCGACAGCCCGATGCTTGCCGTCAAGGCCGTCGGCTCACCCGCGCGTGCCGTGCGGCAGCTGGAGGAGTTCGTCGAGCGCACGGGCGCCGACGAACTCATCACCGTGACCTATGCCTTCGAGCCATCCGTCCGGGAGCGCTCGATCGAGCTGCTGGCGCAGGCCTGGGACTGA
- a CDS encoding SPFH domain-containing protein, whose amino-acid sequence MDLLITLAVVAVVVAGVATLVFGGLRTSIFFTVKTQENVIVERFGKYKKVAKPGLNVKTPFIETTTRPISLRVRQLEVNIETKTKDNVFVTIPVAVQFVIGEENVVDAYYKLDNPEEQIRSYVFDTVRSSLSSMTLDTSFESKDDIASAVENRLSESMARYGFQIVNTLVTDISPDQRVRDSMNSINAAQRDRDAAQSLAEADKIKRVTQAEADADARRLQGEGVAAQRKAIATGIAEQYEMLKRAGIEDTAEQLLLMNQYFDTLGDVARNGKSNVLFLPSNPGSVGDLFQEIRNSLLSAQEAGRASDAADPDVGSGFEEYRP is encoded by the coding sequence ATGGATCTGCTGATCACCCTTGCCGTCGTCGCCGTCGTCGTGGCGGGGGTGGCGACCCTCGTTTTCGGTGGCCTGCGCACCAGCATCTTCTTCACGGTCAAGACGCAGGAGAACGTGATCGTGGAGCGCTTCGGCAAGTACAAGAAGGTCGCCAAGCCGGGCCTGAACGTCAAGACGCCCTTCATCGAGACCACGACGCGACCGATCTCGCTGCGCGTCCGCCAGCTCGAGGTCAACATCGAGACCAAGACCAAGGACAACGTCTTCGTCACCATCCCCGTGGCGGTGCAGTTCGTCATCGGCGAGGAGAACGTCGTCGACGCCTACTACAAGCTGGACAACCCGGAGGAGCAGATCCGCTCCTACGTCTTCGACACCGTCCGCTCGTCGCTGTCGTCGATGACCTTGGACACCTCCTTCGAGTCCAAGGACGACATCGCCTCGGCCGTGGAGAACCGGCTGTCGGAGTCCATGGCCCGTTACGGCTTCCAGATCGTCAACACCCTGGTCACCGACATCTCGCCCGACCAGAGGGTGCGGGACTCGATGAACTCCATCAACGCCGCCCAGCGGGACCGCGACGCCGCCCAGTCGCTGGCCGAGGCGGACAAGATCAAGCGGGTGACCCAGGCCGAGGCCGACGCCGATGCCCGGCGGCTGCAGGGTGAGGGCGTCGCCGCTCAGCGGAAGGCGATCGCCACCGGCATCGCCGAGCAGTACGAGATGCTCAAGCGAGCCGGCATCGAGGACACCGCCGAGCAGCTGCTGCTGATGAACCAGTACTTCGACACGCTGGGGGACGTGGCCCGCAACGGTAAGTCGAACGTGCTCTTCCTCCCGTCGAACCCGGGGTCGGTGGGCGACCTCTTCCAGGAGATCCGCAACTCGCTGCTGTCGGCCCAGGAGGCGGGGAGGGCCTCTGACGCCGCCGACCCGGACGTCGGCTCCGGCTTCGAGGAGTACCGCCCCTGA